One window from the genome of Bacteroidales bacterium encodes:
- a CDS encoding YbjN domain-containing protein: MEHYYNLVEKVIKELGVDPVICRGDKEGQWNLNNGTANIWVDVWKQEDKDYGYIQIMGPVSKVPHEKELEFYREMMEINHGLYACSITKFENWIHVKSIRELEDLSESEVLAMFDRVSYYVNYYDEYIKNKYFTKPVKRTE; this comes from the coding sequence ATGGAACACTATTATAACCTGGTTGAAAAAGTTATTAAAGAACTGGGTGTTGACCCTGTGATATGCCGTGGTGATAAAGAAGGACAATGGAATTTGAATAATGGCACAGCAAATATATGGGTGGATGTCTGGAAACAAGAAGACAAAGATTATGGTTATATACAAATAATGGGACCTGTATCAAAAGTACCACACGAAAAAGAACTGGAGTTTTACAGGGAAATGATGGAAATAAATCATGGTTTGTATGCATGCAGCATTACCAAATTTGAAAACTGGATACATGTAAAATCAATACGCGAGCTGGAAGATCTTAGCGAAAGCGAAGTACTGGCAATGTTCGACAGGGTTAGCTATTATGTGAATTATTACGATGAGTATATAAAAAACAAATATTTCACCAAGCCGGTAAAAAGAACAGAATAG